The following is a genomic window from Neodiprion pinetum isolate iyNeoPine1 chromosome 3, iyNeoPine1.2, whole genome shotgun sequence.
GAATGAGACAGGGCGTAATTGCAGGGTTAGCGTTCATTACACGCGAGTCGCAATAGATAGTCCGTTTCTACGTTACCATATGAAATACTTCTCTTTGTGACTATTGCAATTGAAGTGCACATGTATTTCATCGAGTACTTGTACGATAACAGTCAAGTTGGGGAAAAAAGTGATTAATACACCCGACTGTTAAATTGGTATGAGATGAAGATTGTATATTATCCGGAATAGAGGAACGGACGTCCTACGGATTATCTAGGACAGAATATAACGATACCCAAGGGCTAGCTGCAGAAATGAGGTCATACCGAGTTATCTAGCATATCCGGTATTTCGATATACCGGTTTGAAATGTATGGCAGTAGCGTAACAGTCAGTTAATGGAAAAATACTGCGCATTTGTATACCCGctccatttttctttattgcaACTACGTCGTCCCAGAAAACAATTTCGCTAACCTTCCCTTGATCAACGCTGACTTCAAGGTCATAAGACGGTTCAAATTCAAACTTAAATCGGACGCATAACATTTATTCGTGAACCATTTATGATACATATACAAAATGTAGAGTTTCTTGGCATACAAGCGTACGTTCCACATTTACACGAGTTTTCAACGATTTAAAGAATCCCTGATTAATCCACCGCAGTGTAATGATTTACTTCTTTCTTTagctttaacaataagtaAAAGCCACCTGGCCGTAATTGAGTTGAGAATATTGtgattatcaaaatttttggaaattcgaTGCAATACTTCCACCATCAATACatgcagaaaattttcctTATACACAAATCAGCTGCTCCGCGTAATGTCAAACTACGCAGAACCTCGACTTGCTGGATACCTTGGGTCGGTCCTAGTAGCTTCGCACGGTGTCATTacgttcaaattttcattaattagaCATCCGTTACCGTGAATGTGTCCAGAAATTACAATTTCCCGATATTGTCACCCAGGTCGACGTTCCTCGGCACTGCTACCGGGTCGACATTCGTCTGCAAAAAGCAGGTCTAGCTCGTCGTAGACTTAGTCGCGACCTCCCGAATTTCAATCGCTTATATCACGGAGACAAGTGCAGATACGAGGTTCGGCTTTTGCATGGAACTAGAGCAAAGCTTCGAGCTCACACTGGTACATTGGAAAAGATTCGATCGCATCCCCCCAGGTCAGCACCAGGGCGACCGTTGCTCAGGGTGTGGTCGATGTCAAGACGCACGCTTCGCGGAGAGTGATTTTTACAAGGGATCCTTTACCGCGAcggttcaaaaattttgcgtAGTCGATAGAGCATACTTCGTAGTACCTGGTAGCAACAGGAGGTCTTCAGGAGTTCGATGGCGACAGTGAAACACCCGAGGAAATACCGTTCGGTCAGTGTCGCACGCGCGAACGTCGCGAAGCGCACCGCCTAAAACGCGCTCACGGTCTCTCTCCATGGTCCGCGCTATCCTATACTAGCAAACTGTTGCTCAGATTTTTTACGAGTATTATCCATCTCAACTACCAGTGTGATCATACGCGCAAACGCATTAAACAGTATAAACTCTACTTGTGTCTCTGACGGTCTTTCAGCTGTAATTTTCCATTGTCAGTAAAGTGGTGTTTTGATCATTTCATCGCGACTACTAGATCGATCAGCTATGGGAGACAAATCAGCATCGTCGCCGGCAGTCGCAGCTAACCCTGCAGCTAACAGCCCAGCCGTTCAAGCCGTTCCTGCCAAAAGAGCAGCGGCTTCACCCAAGTCAAAGAAGCCCCGTGCAAAACCGGCGCACCCACGTACTTCCGAGATGGTGAACGCGGCTATCGCTAGCTTGAAGGAGCGCGGCGGATCGTCTCTCCAGGCAATCAAGAAGTACGTTGCTGTCACGTACAAAATCGACGCGGAGAAACAGGCTCCTTTCATCAAGAAGTACTTGAAGACTGCTGTTACTACGGGAGTATTGTTGCAGACTAAGGGTAAGGGAGCCTCGGGCTCTTTCAAGATCGCGAACGCGAAGACCGACGCTCCGAAAGCAAAGCCGAAGGTACAGCGCGCCGCTGCAAAGCCAGCTGCACCAAAAAAGGCAGCTGTTGCCAAAAGCCCAAAGAAGTTGACCGCCGCCAAAAAATTGGTAGCCGCAAAGAAGCCTGCAGCCGCTACGGAGAAACGCAAGGTTGTCAAGAGCCCGGCCGCAAAACCACCGAAAGTAAAGACTCCGTCGAAAGCAAAGAAAGCAGTCAAGGCACCTACCCGCAAACCGAAGGCTCCGAAGCCGAAGAAGGCTGCTCCAGCTCCAAAGGCGGCCAAACCGGCAGCCAAGAAGGCGGCTGCAGCACCGAAGAAGAAGTGAACAGCTACATTTCGTCACCAACACCAGCAATCgtcagaaaaataatttaaacggCCCTTCTCAGGGCCATCAATTTATATCTATGCAAATGAAATGACATCGTCGATGCCCTGAACCATATTCCAATAATCCCATATAGGTATATCCCATGGAAAAAGCGTccataaattgtaatttccTTCGCAGCAGAGGTATTTGTACGACCATAGTGGACGCATAGAGCGTCGACTTGAGTAAGAATTTGCATTAGGTTTTGCTGTTAGGTAATAGTATCTTGCACAGTTGCAGCTGTTTTCCgggatattataattatttattgtttagGTCTGAACCATTGTTGGAATTGTAGCGGAATCGTGTTCCGTATATCTGCCGGCGAATGGGAGTCTTAAGTGAGGTGGGCTTCAGTTGCTTGGCAACATTTCAGTGTTCAGACCCTTGCTATTATTATACATGAGCCGAGTGCACAATGCACAATCCCGGAGTTCCTGAAAGACCCCGTAGGAAAAATATCAGCTGCTTGGTTATCGTTATTCAATTCTGACAGCTGCTGTAGCAAAGGTCAAAGGGGTATGTATGGTATGTATTTGTGTAAAATCCCGTTCAATGACGTCGGACATTGTTTTTcggtattttgaaaaaatgaagatcGATTTTCTCTCAACTGAACATTATtggtataacatttttttttttcattct
Proteins encoded in this region:
- the LOC124213908 gene encoding late histone H1-like, which encodes MGDKSASSPAVAANPAANSPAVQAVPAKRAAASPKSKKPRAKPAHPRTSEMVNAAIASLKERGGSSLQAIKKYVAVTYKIDAEKQAPFIKKYLKTAVTTGVLLQTKGKGASGSFKIANAKTDAPKAKPKVQRAAAKPAAPKKAAVAKSPKKLTAAKKLVAAKKPAAATEKRKVVKSPAAKPPKVKTPSKAKKAVKAPTRKPKAPKPKKAAPAPKAAKPAAKKAAAAPKKK